In Pelmatolapia mariae isolate MD_Pm_ZW linkage group LG8, Pm_UMD_F_2, whole genome shotgun sequence, one genomic interval encodes:
- the lg8h10orf88 gene encoding ATPase PAAT codes for MVDISVKSEAAWVCHTQGRHLADVVLPVHINNTAKEEDEVSELDREETHCGDPVLLEQMEEGSPCVLKFHCNPSLPATISRLLVISEARTMEVYSQTGEYCGTVRGSKDDSIQLDSADRGPFYKKQLIIEEPSSACEVKLLSLAGRSSVMVAKVIVSLQLLQSCPAPNPGIDMQRVQCLMEEMGTSLSPGAQNLMEMVQFQQKNQTGSLAGFLPLLMGSGAFSGLGREVSMCPGAGNILPRPAEFKPPDSFLRPADEDSQTQNGVMSEGSTPSSVDLPMSSVSTDNTTSPSENGGPMSHTQLTEMLSHFLKGQGVNQGFGSGPELLPMLQNVCGQVTQLRLDDAAAEKEKMMRNGTWELDSAMERRLEEMEKRLKEHMDRRLDALEQKLEKALLSALPLVTLNHGAMSSSARGAADTGPAEQIAPTPAMH; via the exons ATGGTGGACATCTCTGTGAAAAGTGAAGCTGCTTGGGTCTGTCACACTCAGGGGCGTCACCTGGCTGACGTGGTTCTTCCTGTTCACATCAATAACACGGccaaagaagaagatgaagtcAGTGAGTTGGACAGAGAAGAAACTCACTG TGGTGATCCGGTGCTGCTAGAGCAGATGGAGGAAGGGTCTCCTTGTGTCCTGAAGTTCCACTGCAACCCCAGCTTACCTGCCACCATCAGCCGCCTGCTCGTTATAAGTGAGGCTCGAACCATGGAGGTGTACAGCCAGACCGGAGAGTACTGTGGGACTGTACGGGGATCGAAGGACGACAGCATCCAGCTAGACAG CGCTGACAGAGGGCCTTTCTATAAGAAGCAGCTGATCATTGAGGAGCCATCCTCTGCCTGTGAAGTGaag TTACTCTCCCTGGCAGGTAGGAGCAGTGTTATGGTGGCTAAAGTCATCGTGAGTCTTCAGCTGCTGCAGTCCTGCCCAGCCCCAAACCCGGGCATAGACATGCAGCGAGTGCAGTGTCTGATGGAGGAGATGGGAACAAGCCTGTCGCCAGGAGCTCAGAATCTCATGGAAATGGTGCAGTTCCAGCAGAAG AATCAGACCGGCTCTCTGGCTGGTTTCCTGCCTCTCCTGATGGGCAGTGGAGCTTTCTCTGGTTTGGGGAGAGAAGTCAGCATGTGTCCAGGAGCCGGCAATATTCTGCCTCGACCTGCAGAATTTAAG CCTCCAGACAGCTTCCTGAGGCCTGCAGATGAAGATTCACAGACCCAGAACGGAGTGATGTCGGAGGGCTCCACCCCTTCCTCCGTAGACCTGCCAATGTCCAGTGTCAGCACTGATAACACTA CGAGTCCCAGTGAGAACGGCGGCCCGATGAGCCACACTCAGCTGACAGAGATGCTGTCGCACTTCCTGAAGGGACAGGGGGTCAACCAGGGGTTCGGCTCCGGTCCGGAGCTTCTGCCCATGCTCCAGAACGTCTGCGGTCAGGTGACCCAGCTGAGACTGGATGATGCTGCAGCAGAGAAGGAGAAGATGATGAGAAACGGCACGTG GGAGTTGGACTCAGCTATGGAGCGCCGTCTGGAGGAGATGGAGAAGAGGCTGAAGGAGCACATGGACCGCCGCTTGGATGCTTTGGAGCAGAAGCTGGAGAAGGCCCTGCTGAGTGCTTTGCCGCTGGTCACCCTTAACCACGGAGCCATGAGCAGCTCAGCACGAGGAGCAGCAGATACCGGACCGGCAGAGCAGATCGCCCCGACGCCAGCCATGCATTGA
- the LOC134633589 gene encoding ankyrin repeat and SOCS box protein 3-like: MDFTECYRDTVSSVAAAARSGYRRRLRTLIRRGCSVDCRDNRGWTPLHEAAAAGRKACVQEILSTVRASSSICSHVYVNHLTHEGESACYLAAQRGHLSVVRLLLKAHADINQLTNDLSCPLYEAVSHGHTDVVELLVSKGAEVNRIHTESCWTCLHQAAYKGHTEIVRILVNKCNLEAVDDYRISPLFVAAQYGQRGCLEILVNAGANVNTQAVDLSTPLFIASQEGHQACVDFLLDHGADPNMVCSHDWPQFAIHAAAQFGQIGILRSLIAVTDRACDRGESMVSPVYVAINSDQTKSVELLLREGYSPDAQDCSHTHGLLSPLSLALYRTPQKPYSESVKLLIAAGARLNEEDWIYALATDEADLLQLIFEHRWIPRPEAVTSDECVLQHDGKTELKLRELNEMLCVALNQVHFAGCWLPLLLKAGLEPSLLLQPHMLEEADSQVLNYLLEFVNWSTLSPHLKHILDRRVAEKSWDPHPCFDSVPCLSHICRLQVRALLGPDILMRTNVVQQLPVPNLLHDFLKFRDIPEASYTHAPPLPILQRIEEHRNTHQHRRVL, encoded by the exons ATGGACTTCACTGAGTGCTACCGAGACACGGTGTCCagtgtggctgctgctgctcgcTCAGGCTACAGGAGGCGGCTGAGGACGCTGATTCGGAGAGGCTGCAGTGTGGACTGTCGGGACAACCGAGGCTGGACCCCCCTGCACGAGGCGGCGGCAGCTGGCAGAAAAGCGTGCGTCCAGGAAATCCTGTCAACTGTCAGAG CAAGCTCCTCCATCTGTAGTCATGTTTATGTGAACCATCTGACGCATGAGGGGGAGTCTGCCTGTTACCTGGCAGCACAGCGTGGACACCTGTCAGTGGTCCGACTGCTCCTCAAAGCACACGCTGATATCAACCAGCTCACTAACGACTTGTCCTGTCCTCTTTATGAAG CTGTTAGCCACGGGCACACAGATGTTGTAGAACTGCTGGTAAGCAAAGGTGCTGAGGTCAACAGAATACACACAGAGTCCTGCTGGACCTGCCTGCACCAAGCTGCATATAAG GGCCACACTGAGATCGTGCGCATTCTTGTTAACAAATGCAACCTGGAGGCAGTAGATGATTACAGGATTTCCCCGTTATTTGTGGCTGCACAGTACGGACAGAGGGGGTGCCTGGAAATACTCGTTAACGCCG GTGCCAACGTGAACACGCAGGCAGTTGATCTGAGTACACCTCTGTTCATCGCCTCTCAGGAAGGTCACCAGGCCTGCgtggacttcctgttggacCACGGGGCTGACCCTAACATGGTCTGCAGTCACGATTGGCCCCAGTTTGCCATTCACGCTGCAGCCCAGTTTGGTCAAATCGG CATCCTCAGGAGCCTCATAGCTGTTACGGATCGTGCGTGCGACCGCGGCGAGAGCATGGTGAGTCCGGTGTATGTGGCTATCAACAGCGATCAGACCAAGAGTGTGGAATTGCTGTTGAGGGAAGGTTACAGCCCAGACGCCCAGGACTGCTCGCACACCCATGGCCTCCTCTCACCGCTCTCCCTGGCCTTGTATCGCACACCCCAGAAACCTTACAG TGAGTCGGTGAAACTGCTGATAGCTGCAGGAGCAAGGTTGAATGAGGAAGATTGGATTTATGCTTTGGCCACTGACGAAGCAGACCTGCTGCAGCTGATATTTGAGCACCGGTGGATACCTCGCCCAGAGGCTGTGACCAGCGACGAATGTGTACTGCAGCATGATGGGAAAACTGAGCTGAAGCTGAGAGAACTGAACGAGATGCTCTGTGTGGCTCTAAACCAAGTACATTTTGCTGGCTGCTGGCTTCCTCTTCTCCTGAAGGCAGGACTGGAACCATCTTTACTGCTTCAGCCCCACAT GTTGGAAGAGGCAGACAGCCAGGTGTTAAATTACCTCCTTGAGTTTGTAAACTGGTCGACTTTATCTCCCCATTTGAAACATATTCTGGATCGAAGGGTGGCAGAAAAGTCCTGGGATCCACATCCATGTTTCG ACTCCGTCCCCTGTCTTTCCCACATCTGCCGGCTGCAGGTCAGAGCACTGCTGGGACCAGATATCCTGATGCGGACCAATGTCGTCCAACAGCTCCCTGTCCCCAACCTGCTTCATGATTTCCTTAAATTCAGGGACATCCCAGAAGCTTCGTACACACACGCGCCACCATTGCCAATTTTACAGCGAATCGAGGAACATCGCAATACACACCAGCACAGACGTGTTCTGTGA